In one Nicotiana tomentosiformis chromosome 6, ASM39032v3, whole genome shotgun sequence genomic region, the following are encoded:
- the LOC138893750 gene encoding uncharacterized protein — protein MVISLTVLDFKIKRVLVDPGSSANIIKWRVLEQAKLIGSIILATKLIVEFNLASMMTRGEILLLTNAEGVIKITLFEVVDGDMGYNIILGRPWIHEMKAASSTYHQLLKFPTPEGIKKIRGDQPIARKMNAISVSSSKGKERTE, from the coding sequence ATGGTAATCTCTTTAactgtgttagattttaaaattaagcgtgttctagtggatccaggcagttcggctaatatcataaaatggagagtattggaacaaGCTAAACTTATCGGAAGCATTATTCTGGCAACAAAACTCATCGTTGAATTCAACCTTGCGAGCATGATGACCCGGGGAGAGATCTTGCTGCTCAcgaatgctgaaggagtaataaaaataactctcttcgaagtagtagatggtgacatgggatacaaCATTATCTTAGGAAGGCCATGGATACACGAGATGAAAGCTGCATCTTCGAcgtatcaccaattgctgaagtttccaacgcccgaagGAATAAAGAagataagaggtgaccaaccgaTAGCGAGgaagatgaatgcaatctcagtttccagtagtAAAGGGAAGGAGCGCACggaatag